acaacctgggacaactgcgcaaccacaagactagaatgggacggtcttgacttactaattaggtcattttggttcgggagtaacttacctgcgtgggcaagaggggtggtaagcttcaatggtccctgctcctccggcttggtctgtgctgtgtgtcttgtacccccggaggtgggccccattgtcgctgatccagaaaccttagcggttacaccttaccaatgtgatcctttataacggtctcgtagtgtgctggctagccatctcacctaaggaagtgggatgaacaactagcgtagctcacgacttgtgggtaaagttgtgcaacctctcgagagtgtaaaactgatatatcagctatgctcaaagtcatgagcggcccagatcctccgtttgattagcggggtttaccttggtggttttggcttggttttcagtagtctcatgattaattttgattaattattatgtaacttgggttatggtaattcatccactggtagtaattagatttaataaaatttgccaagattaaaagctaatgcagttgagtcagctaaccctagagcctcataactcgtattatacttgttgagtacaagttgtgtactcacacttgccttctctactcttctgttctttccgggacatcttcgactgctgctcagtaccaggcgacgtggagaactacatcagcggactcgacgatttctaggcgttgtcttccagccgacgtccctgtggcgtcctgctcttcatgtatttattttacgcttccgcacttccttgagctgattcttgattcagttgtaataaagatattcatttataatttatacgcttttatttcgagatacgtgttgtgatatcttgatgattctgttgtatatatgcgtgacttgatcccggcgcatatatgattgctcaatttatattcttataaatcgggtgtgacaatggcggcggcgaggtggtggccggcggtggtTTTCTAGGCGTGTGGCACTAGGATGGAGGCTCTAGAACGAGGAGTAGAGGGTGGTGGGGAGCTCTGGCGCGACGCGTGGAGAAGTTAGCAGGCAGGAGGTGGTACGGCAGCAGCAGCTTAGTGGCAGCAGGGGGGGTGTTCTGCATCGGCGGCaggagaagcagaggagcagcgggtgccagaggaagaagaagaaagggagggggtccgagggatctgtttgaaattttcaaaaaccacaaggacccttctgtaaagtaaaatttcccactgatccaaaaccctaatgagaaaatgaccaaaatagaagttgtagcatttttcaaaccctacaacattgctttaggtttcaagttcaaaaacccaaagttcatagcttaaattttgaactttgaactaaattcaaactttaataaggttttgtccttatgAAGGaaaatttcttataattttggacctaattgcaagtctTCCTGCAATGTCATGATTATTTACATtattacactttagcccttagtaactttgaaagttacttttgtaattcaactacttgcataaaaggacttgtacttttgcattaattacacctaagtccttattttcacataaacactcaAATctcatataattcaacatatctattacaatttctttcctagtgtggtACAAATTTTACACCTAGAGTGTCACAGTTTCCTCCGCCTCCGcatctccggccgccgccgcgctgtcGTTCCGCCGTTCCTTTGCTGCCGCAAGCTGCCGCCAAAGCTTCGCCGCGGGGTAAGGTAGCTCTCCGGTTGCTTAATCCCTTCTCTCCCCGCTTTCCCATGAGTAATTTTTGCTCCCCGTCGCTCCATGCCGCCTCTCACCGCCTGCCGCCGCCTACGCCCGCCGTCGCTCCTCCCAAACCGCCTAATTTAGTTTCCCTTCACGCGCGCTATCTCCCAGTCCAAACCCGAGCCTTAGCCGTGGCCGGGAACGCGTAAACCCATttctccggcgagccgccgccgcccgccgccatgCTAGCCTCGCCACCGGCGCCCCGCGCCGCAGCCCGCGCCGCGAGCCTTCTTCCCCGCCGTCGGATCAGTCCTAGACCGAGTCAAACAGATCTAATACCGGTCAAGCTGAGGTGGTTTAGcggtttagcccttaagttttttggaaatcaacccgcagtccatgtcaattcaaaagtaatcgcaaataggtcctttttcttatgtttaggcccctgtcttttcctaaaatagaacccgccatccttaACCCTTCTATTTTTTCAATCTACAccctaggtctaaggtttaattaggttttagccctcgGTTACGTTAtccagagcccttttagtttcaaatcttctctaaataagcccctagaatcatgttttagccctaatttttTCGTTTTAACTCAGTTTTtgtcgattcttgcgctcacgtgaTCCTTGCAACATATGCAATAGCTTTATCATATTATTTTTCTCTGTTTATAGTGATGTTTCTTATTattatatttgtttgcttgcatgtatttgtgtgctacgatagacgatacgcagttcaagggtccgcaagagccaagcttcgaagatgttcccgagcagcagcaggtcATTAacaaaggcaagtggtccttgatcatactctaGTCCTAATAGCTTTATAaacacacacatttactttatatgcatgcatgtgtctagaatatgacaGATCCCAAATTAAGGACATGCCTAATTCTCTATTGaaattccttgattaaacctggggtTGTTATAATAATGTTTTAGCTATGCTAGTTGATTTAACTTAGATTTTGGTGGGATAACCTAAAAATCATactacactggtttactcatgttctggaatatttTATTATTGATAATTAAGATTATcgtattaattggaacatggagaaccatccagaaaaatagtgcaaccataatactaaatggctctggtcttggctaattaattagaaactttagcttatgatgatcttatcgaaagggcaagaggggttgcatcctcggggtatagctcggtcctcttgagggtgtgatatggtcctgggtaagttGTCTGCCTCATTaaggagagttatgaccgctttgacttgaaatcctaACGGATTGTTATAAGctagggaatctttataaaggtctcgtagtgaatcactgccactcacctcggaagtgtttaagggctttgcaaacctgggcattaagggaaacacgaactgtgggtaaagtgtacaacccctgcagagtaaaaactgatatatcagccatgctcacggttaagagcggcttggacactcacatgataattgaatttaaagatgatctaaatcgatgttctttatttatttatgttgatgatTATCTATTACTGATATTTGTTTAATggattggtatatacttacacttagttaagcTTGCTTAATGAAACTTGATCAATTAAAAATGCTTAtcacagtcaaaccatgtcagcttttcctcgATTATaaccttgcatgtcatataatttactcgacttgctgagtacccaccataagtgtacttacacttgctttattaaaaacaatgctgctcagaacaataTAATTGTTCGGTGTTCCccgaagattttgaagaatactaggcatgtgtctcccagtcatctgcctgtgaagttgaactCCACTGCTATTTAttgatgtttatttattcgtttaagattaagactgtcggtcatataataaagtactattatactctatttcattaatgcattgtttcggatattcacttgggacgtctactgtatgtgcggaacttgatcctgctGCACATATGGgttgcattcggttaccttttctaaaccgggtgtgatagaagtggtatcagagcagtaATGAccgtaggacgttagcctagttagtaatggtcaAATCTTaaggcttatcttgcttagtgtCCTAGTTTCTGCTTGCTCGCTTTTGAAAACCTGCTTATTTCTTGAGATATCACTATTATTTTCTCCTTGATTTCATGCTTGTCTATCAAGTGTGTTGATATTTAAAAAAAAtgcaatcttgctttaaggtcacctatagcatttttctaaatatcctctatcttgcgctaTCCTCACTTTTGCTACAGATGGTCAGAAACAAGCAGACCGCCCGCAAGAGCACCTGTGGGCTGCTGCATCCGATCCATCACCCGCAGGAGGTGTTTGACCAAGAGGGGTCCGATCAGATGGAGCCCAAGTACGTGATACTCGAGGATGACGACAACTACTACTACAACCATCCAGACAGAGGGTGGGTGGACATGAACACTggggaggagcccatggagttgcccgAGGACCATCCtcaggtctcaagtggcagcaatgagggccctacAGGAGGAGACGGTGCCGATCCAGGTGCCGCAGACGGAGATGAGAATGACGATGGTGACGACAACTCAGGTGCACCCGATGGTGGTGACGATGACCCAGATGATGATCTAGAGCCAGCCGCCGCCACAAGCCTACCGCCACCTAAGCCCCATTATGAGAAGTAGACACATCActtggactttgctgaaggtccattccctGCGCTTCTCTaaagggccatgcagaggattggcttcccGCTGATGCCACGCTACAAAGCCCACCTGTACAAGAATGCacaacaggaggaggagtggttggtggcagtggtgatctATGTTCCGAATGAGAGACCTGGCAGCcgggtggagtactccaagcacatTGATGATGTGTCCAGGAGGACCTTGGACatagggactagtgaagccgctAGGAGGGtgctctactatctctgccacaCTTACAAGGATGAActtcagggcactgagtttcagcagtttccATGGCGCAAGAGGGGAGCCACCTGTGCGCAGATTCCTACCCCGCCCCTTGGGGAAGGAAGActgctcatggacactacgcAGGAGTTGGTCGCGGCTCTCAGAATGGACCTGGATGCTGCCagagcagagatccaggaggtcaagaggaagctgatgaagaccatcagggagaaggcaattctggaggctcggctaAGAGGAGATCCGGAGTTACCCCTGGAGTACGACAGCGATGAGCCTATGGAGTAcctgccagagtcacctcctcgcaagcgcgtccactacggagagcccggctaccgcacccgcTACTGTTAGAGATTATAGGtttaggagttaagataggagtataTTTTTTTAGATAGAAGtttttctaagagtcttttgtaatcgctagttcaaACGATCGTAATAGTGTGTTTAATTTAGATTAATGTgcaagtgtgcttggttttgtgaaaacaatatgatttggatctttgtaatgattgtgaTAAATTGTGGggtgatgaccacaattatatcaagtttaTAATACAAATAGGTAGTTTAGTAAAGCTTGTTGTTGTCTatcttgttcactatctttatcttatccttgttcctaccctttttccatgattaatttcatgagtctcatttTTCTAACCAATCAGagggtgaacaccaggtccgggttaggagttgatcagcctgcagtgccgCGATAAGGAACAAGCAACaataccaaccccgatcctcagCAATGTCAACCACACCAGGTGCCACCTGCAgagatggagcagtttctcgctgcccagactcaactgcttaCCAACATGGTGAAtactatcgccaacatgcaggctcagatgaaccaaactccaccacctccaccaccaccagcaaaagacaggcacagggagctcatgagccacaaacctccctcatTCTCTCACTCATCTGATCCTCTagaagctgatgactggatcaagacggtggagaaaatgctgaaCATCGTCCAGTGTACTGACAGGGAGAAGATTGGAAGGGATCGcagcagattggtgggatgcttacaccgcagccCACGACACTCCCAAGaccatcacctggcaggagttcaggaatCGGTTCCGGGAGCACCACATACCTaagggtctgatgaagctcaagaagaaggagttccttgcactgAAACAAGGGTCtatgtctgtgagtgagtatcgagacaagttcatccaattgtCTCGCTACGCTCCCACAGATGTAGCCAATGAtgaagagaagcaggatcactttagggatggtctgattggtcctatcaagtatcagttgatggtgcatacttttgagaatttccagaagatggaggacaatgccatcctggtggagcatgctcacaaggagatgggtgagcaaaAGAGAAAGTTTGAGTCGTCAGGGCAGTTCAGCAACAACTCCCGCCCTCATTTCACACCCCCGCAAGGAACACCCTTCCGTCcaggaggacagaatgtcaactacGGGCAGCCTCAGTACCCGCGCCTCAATTCACAGGGTCAGCAGCAGTAGCAAGCTCATCGTgccggtcagtcagtgcagcacCCCAACTTTCCGCAGAATCGCCAGAGCACCCCTACTGGGACACCTATGAGGAACAATAAACCTATTTCCACTGGTGGTACCACGTGCTTCCGATGTGGTGAagtgggacactatgccaaccgttgtcccaagggaaatgtccagaacactccaggccaaTTCAACAatagtggacagaggcagactccGCAGTAGCAATAGCCCAGGAACAACAACCAGACACCGTagaacaacaagggtcagcagaacttcatccgcgggcgtgtgaatcatgtggctgcagagaccgctcaggaggcttaggatgttgtgttcggtatgtttctcatcaactcagcccctgcatccattttatttgattctagggcatcgcattcctttatctctactcagtttgttgcaaaacatggcattcctGTGCATTCCATGTccaaccacatgctagttagttcacgTGGGGGAAATATGAAAGCCATCTACCAGTGCCTAGGTgtcagtttcaagattgtgggcagGGAATTTCGTGCCAACTTtgtggtgctggattccaagggaatagATATCATACTCGGGATGGGATGGATGAGCAAGGTTGATGCCATgattcagtgtgccaaaagatcaGTTCTTCTTACTAGCTCAGAAGGTGAAAGGTTCAAGTTTGTTGCACCAGACTGTgtagtgaatcagttgaaggcagattcgattgaggacatcagagttgTCTGCGAGTACCCGGACATCTTCCCTGATGACTTGCCAGGTATGCCCCCTGAACGCAACattgaattcatcatagatcttctacctggtactgcacctattgctaaaagccaatatagaatgtcagttggtaaattagaagaacttaagaaacaactaaaGCAATTGTTAGATAAATAgttcattcgtcctagttcttcaccttggggagcacccatGATATTTGTtggaaagaaagatggtacacagaggatgtgtgttgattatagggccttgaatgaggttaccatcaagaataagtatccacTACCTCGTATAGAAGACCTGTTTGATTAATTGAAGGTAGCcagagtattctccaagattgatttgaggtcagggtatcatcagctgaggatacgaccctcagatgttgccaagacagctttcactaccagatacgggctatatgaatacacaatcatgtcatttgggttaactaatgctcAATCCTagttcatgtatctgatgaataaagtgttcatggagtatcttgacaagtttgtggtggtgttcattgatgatattttggtgtactccaggaatgaggaggaacacgagGAACATTTGTGCCTCGTTCTACAAAAACTCAGAGATAATCAGTTTTATACTAAGCTCAGCAATTGTGAATTCTAGTTGAAGGAGGTctcattccttggtcatgttatcacaagTGGAGGTCTTGTAGTGGACCCagggaaggtcagagatgtgttgaattgggaaccACCAACGACAGTGTCAGAAATTCGAAGCTTCTTAGGGCTCTCGGGATATTAcaggagatttatagaaggcaTCTCTacgatagtgaaaccccttacatcacgACTAGAGAAAGAtaagaagtttatatggtctgaggcatgtcagaacagctttgatgagttgaggaaaAGATTGACAACCACACCAGTGTTGGCCATGCCAAACATTCGCAAAagtttcgacatctactgtgacgcttctaaacagggtcttggctgtgtgtcccgtcagttgaggaagcatgagtagaactatcctacacatgacttggagttagcagcagtgatacatgctctgaagatatggaggcactacttgttgggccacagatgtcagatatataccgaccacaagagtctaaagtacattttcactcagaatgatctCAACCTGAGGCAGCGAAGATGGTTATAGCTCGTAAAGGATTATGAtatggagatacactatcatccagggaaggcaaatgtggtggCCGATGCCTTAGGTCGCAAGAGTCATGTGAACGCGACcatggttagccagatgcctcgagAGTTGTACGAAGAGTTTGAACGGCTCCATCTGGGGTTcatcgctcatacggaaggaatcactatagagatAGAGCCAACCCTCGAGCAAGAGATAcagaagggtcagcttgaggatcctaaggttcaggagataagggagatgatagaagcaggcaaggcacctaacttcacagaagatgaacatggaacggTGTGGTTCCGAAAGAGGGTATGTGTACCCAATGTGGATCATCTCCATGAGAAAATCTTATaagaagctcatgactcagcttattctatccatccgggcagtaccaagatgtatcaggatctaaaggagagatattggtggtatggcatgaagcgtgatgttgcagctcatgtagcattatgtgatgtgtgtcagagggtcaaggcagaacatcagagaccagctggTTTGTTACAACCATTGAAGGTGCTAGAATAGAAATGGGAAGAGGTTGGTATGGATTTAATTGTGGGACTGCCACGCACatgagatggttatgattccatatgggttgtAGTGCATCGATTGACCAAGGTAGCCCACTTTATATCGGTGAAGACTACTTACACAGGGGCATGATTAGTGGAGTTATACATCTCTcggattgtgtgtttgcatggggtacctaagaagattgtgtcagacagaggtactcagttcacatctcgggtttggcaaaagttgcatgagtcaatggacatgaagttgaatttcagctccgcttatcatccgcagactgatgggcagacagaaaggaccaaccaagtgttggaagatatgcttagggcttgcgccctaaaacatggaggcagttgggataagagtatACCAttcgcagagttctcttacaacaacagttatcaggccagctTGAAGATGCCACCgttcgaggcattgtatggcaggaagtgcagaactccattgtattggagtgagacaggtgaaagtcagttattcgggcctgagatcattaaagaggctgaaagatAGGTACAAGTTGTCCGTGAGAAtttgaaagtggctcagtcgaggcagaaaagttatgcagatactcgacgacgagagttgacttttgaggaaggagactatgtgtatctgatggtgtcacctatcagaggtttgcacagattcaaggtcaaaggaaTGTTGttgcctcgttacattggtccaTTCAGGATCTTAGAATGGAAAGgcgaggtagcttaccagctagagctactCGCACGACTATCAGACGTGCACAACAtgttccacatatcacagttgaagaagtgtttcagggtaccagaggaacagttgccactggaggaactggatgttCAGGCTGATTTGACTTATACGGATGTTATTGCCATAATCTAGACAGGCCGGAaatgggccatggagcaagatgggcttagaggaTAACTAtgatgggttttgaccgacaacaacgGAGCACCCGATTAAATactggacacagcagagagaatcacccggagtaagaggatacggatgtgtagggttcagtggagtcaccatgctaCTTGGGAACGAATGGACGAGTTgcaggcagaatttccccagctctttgctagcccagccgaatctcgaggatgagattctttttaaggggggtaggtttgtaacaccctaattttcaaaactAGGAGTCTAAATAAACATTGCTAGATTTTATTAGGATCCAAAAGGTTTTTATTTCCAATTCTTCTGAATtaagagcatttaccgtgaattaatggTGATTTCTAATtaactataaaaagaaatataaggagaCATAGGCTTTGTGCATTGCATGCCTCATTGCTttgttttattgcttgtcttgcagttgaatttaaattttcaaattcaaattcaaaagcatttgaattgcattttctttttctctctcccctctttctCTCTTGGACCGGCCCACCTTCattttctctttttccttcttttttATCGCCTCCCCGCGTGGCCCAACGGGCCTGGCCTCTTCTCCCTTTCCTCCCTTGCGCGGCCCAATCTTCCCCGcgcctccccctctctcttctggGCCTAGCAGCTCGCCCCGGCCCAAAACCGCCCGCgcgctccctctctctttctctctctcgcgctgacaggcgggaCCCGCGTGTCAGGCTCGtctccctcctccgcgcccaaCTCGGGCTCGCACCTGAGTCCAGCTCGACCTCCAACATGCGGCACCTCGGGCCCGCATGCCTAGGCACCCTTGCGGCCGCCCTATAAGTACCGCCCGTGCCCTTGGGTTCTTTTCcctcaagccgcagccgccgtctcctaaaaccctagccgcccgaGGATTtcctccgtcgccgccgcctccacgtcTCTGGCCGGCGCTGCGCCGTCGTTCCGCTGCTCCTTTGCTGCCGCAAGCCACCACCAAAGCTTCGTCGCGGGGTAAGGTAGCTCTCCGGTCGGTTAATCCCTTCTCTCCCCGCTTTCCCGTGAGTAATCTTTGCTCACCGTTGCTCCGCgtcgcctctcgccgccggccgccgcctacggCCGTTGTCGCTCCTCCCAAACTCCCTAATTGAGTTGCCCATCACATGTGCTATCTCCCAGTCCAAACCCGAGCCTTAGCCGTGCCCGTGAATGCGTAAACGCGTTTCTCCGgcgagccaccgccgcccgccaccacgctagcctcgccgccggcgccccacgCCACCAGCATGCTTCCCCgccgtcggatctagatccgacggtCTAGTTCAGTCCTAGACCGAGTCAAACGGATCTAATACCGGTCAACCTGAGGTGGTTTTGcggtttagcccttaagttttctggaaatcaacccgcagtccatgtcagttcaaaagtaatcgcgaataggtcctttttcttctgtttaggcccctatcttttccaaaaatagaacccacCATCCTTAACCCTTCTATTTTTCAGTCTACACCCTAGGTCCaaggtttaattaggttttagcccttGATTTCTTTGTCCAGAGCCCTTTTAGAAATCTTCTGCAAATAAGCctctagaatcatgttttagccctaatttctctGTTTTAACTCTGTTTTCGTCGATTATTGCgttcacgcgatccttacgacatatgcagtagctttatcacattattttgctctatttatattgattattgtactgtttcttattattatatttgtttgcttgcatgtatttgtgtgctacgatagacgatacacagttcgagggtccgcaagagccgagcttcgaagacgttcccgagcagcagtaGTTCGttaatgaaggcaagtggtccttgatcatactctaGTCATAATAACTTTTTAaacacacacatttactttatatgcatgcatgtgtctagaatataacggatcccaaattaaggatatgcctagttctCCATTGaaattccttgattaaacctggggtTATTATAATAAtattgtagctatgctagttgctttaaCTTAGATTTTGGTGTGATGACCTAAAAATCACACTACAGTGGTTTACTCATGTtattggtgataattaagattatcgtattaattggaacatggagaaccacccaggaaaacagtgcaaccacagtactacatggctctggtcttggctaat
The sequence above is drawn from the Panicum hallii strain FIL2 chromosome 7, PHallii_v3.1, whole genome shotgun sequence genome and encodes:
- the LOC112900486 gene encoding uncharacterized protein LOC112900486, with product MVRNKQTARKSTCGLLHPIHHPQEVFDQEGSDQMEPKYVILEDDDNYYYNHPDRGWVDMNTGEEPMELPEDHPQVSSGSNEGPTGGDGADPGAADGDENDDGDDNSGAPDGGDDDPDDDLEPAAATSLPPPKPHYEK